Part of the Virgibacillus natechei genome is shown below.
AGAGTTGATTTTCATATTTGGTGTAATGAATAATGTCAATTTGTCATTTCCATTCCACATTATTTTTACAAGGATTTTCTTTTTTGTTTTCTTTTCAAGAAGCGTTTTTAAAGCACTAATTGAAACGATGTCATCCATGAGTACACCTCCTGACTGCGATACTCCACTTTGAATTAAAAAATTATCGTATAGATCATATTTTAACTGTTATTCCTTAAATTTAAAAATAAAAATCCTGCATTGTTCAACTGATTAACGGAGGAACGGCATGAAAAAAATATGCAGATCAAATTTCGCGGCACACATTATGATTTTGGCTATTATTAGGGAGAAATACTGAAAGGTTCCATTTTGATAAAAAATAGGGAGCAGCAATGGAAAGTGAGAAATGATCCAGCTAATCAGCTTTACTGCTTGAGTCAGAATAATAGACAACGCCCTGCTAATTATTTACGATAAAGAAAGGGAATACAAAAAGGTCTTATTAAATCTATTAGAAAGGGTGGATAAAGTGAAAGTTCTAGTAGTAGGAGCAAATGGTCAAATTGGAAAACAGTTGGTTAAATTTATACAGGAAAGTGACAACCTTGAAGCTAGGACAATGATCCGCAAACAGGAACAGGCGTCTTTTTTTGAAGATTTAGGTGCAGAAACGGCACTGGTGGATCTGGAAGATGATATCGATGCAATTGCAAAGGCTGCCGATGGAGTTGATGCGGTCGTATTTACTGCAGGTTCCGGTGGTCACACAGGAAAAGACAAAACCATTATGATTGATTTGGATGGGGCTGTAAAAACGATTGAAGCTGCTAAAACTGCAGGAGTGAAACGATTTATCATGATCAGTTCATTTGATACCACTCGTAAAGCCATTCAGGAAGCAAATGAAAACTTTGCACCATATGTTGTCGCCAAGCACTATGCTGATGAATGGTTAAAAGCAACCGACCTAGATTATACGATTATCCATCCAGGGTTTTTAACAAATGATGAAGGAACTGGAATGATAAATGCCGCTCCTGAAGTGAAGAGCGACGAAGTGCCAAGAGAGGATATTGCAAGAGCGATTCTTGCCAGTCTGGAAAATGATAAATCAATCGGAAAGGAATTTCAGGTAGTAAAAGGCACAACAACGGTGAAAGAAGCAGTTGATTCCATCAAATAATTTTAAAATAATTTTACCAGTGAAGACAACTTGCCAAAGAGGTGGGTTGTCTTTTCGTTTTCAGTGATCTCAAAGGAACGTTTTAAATTGCTGATCAATATTGCAGGCACTGGCGGTTTTCTAGTCACATCTGATGATCTGACGAATGCCAAGTCTTCTAATCACTTGTTTATGATAAAATCGATAATGGGTGTTAGTCAGAAGCCTGCTGTGAAATGGATTTTATGTTAACATAGTTATTTATAGGCTCTTTTTTGAAAGAAGGTTGATCGTATTGATACATATGATGCGTTGGTTCTTTTTCGTAATAGGAATTATGTTTTTTAGTTTAGGAATTAGTATTGCAATAAAGGTACAACATCTGGGTATCCACCCGTGGGATGTGCTGAATGTAGCGCTTTTCGAGCGAGTTGGCTTATCGATTGGTTCGTGGGCTATTATCATTTCTGGTGTGTTAATTATTGTGTCGTGGATCCTGGATAAAAGTTATATTAAATCGGGGACCTTCTTCAATGCTTTCTTAGTAGGAGCATTTGTTGATCTTTTTTTATGGGTTGATTTCCTTCCAAATGCTACGCATGCATGGCCGGATATTCTTATTATTCTTTCTGGAATTGTAATTATGGGTCTTGGTGGTGGGATGTATAATGCTGCAGGAGTTGGATCAGGCCCGCGAGATGGGTTTATGTTATCCATTTCTGATAAGTTGAATGCACCTATTAGTAGGGTTCGGATTGTGACGGAAAGTTCTGTTCTGGTATTAGGTCTAGTATTGGGAGGGCCTGTATTTTGGTTTACGTTTATTTTTACATTCATTCAAAGTCCATTGTTTCAATTCTCTTATTATAAATTCGGTAGCCTTATCACTGCTATTGAATCTAATTTTTTAAAGCGCAAGGAACAATATTCAAAAACAAGTGTGTAAATGAATTTTCAGGATAATTTGTACTTAGTTATGGGTTTTTCACCAATAGATAATTGAATTTCACTGTAAAAACCTATTGTAAAATGGTCTTTTAAACTTCTGCAAGTATTTCTCCTCTCTGCTACAATACTTAAAAATAGGAGATGAGAGCTAGGATGATAAACAAGGGGGACGAAAATTATTTTCCGATGAAAAATGTAACAGGGCTGTGCAAGATGAAGAATAATACGGAAGAAATTATTAATGCATTAGTGACGAGAAAAATTAGGATTGTCTTTGTTGACGAATGTAAGTATACAAAAACGATACGGAAGTTGTGATAATTCATGAAGACCAAAGAAACATAACGGTTCCTTTGGTCTTTTGATTTGCTGATTTAAAATTTGATCCTCTGTTCGTAATTCTTTACAGGATATACGTTTCAATTGTATTAGCCATGGCTCTATCAATATCATATGCATCGATTATAAATTCAAGCACGAACCAGCTCAACGTTACCAATAATATAGAAGCTATTAGAATTATAAGTACCATCGTTTTACCTTTCATGATAAATCTCCCTTCATTATCCAGCTTAAGCGTACCAAATCAATTCATAAGTGTAAATATATGTATTCAAGTTGGTAGAGAAAGTATGAACTATCCATATAGATCATACTAGATTAATAGCAGTTGATTAGCTATTTGTACTCCGTTCATCATTATCTCCGCATTATCTCCGATTAGTGGAATCTCCATTTCATTACCTGCAACTCAAGCAGCTTTCTGCCAGCAAAAAGGACAGACTTTTAAAAGTCTGTCCTAATTTATCGCTCCAGACACGTCATAATCAAGTAAATCAATGTCTAAGTCCTCACCTAAAGCAAGTTTTGCTAATTGTATGCCTACATATGGTCCTGTTGTTAGACCAGATGAGCCGAGTCCGTTGGCAAGTAACAGTCCGTCATATTCCGGTAGCGCTCCTACAACTGGAAGGAAGCCAGGAGTGAATGGACGGAATCCAACTCTTGTCTCAAGTACTTTGCTTGAAGCAATACCTGGTGCTATTTGTATTGCCTTAGTTAAAATCTCCTGAATTTTACCCGCAGTAACCCGCGTATCAAAGCCAGTATTATCTTCCTGTGTAGCTCCAATAACGAAGCGTCTATTATTTAAAGCTAGCATGTATGAATTATTAGGAGGCATAATAAGAGGCCAGGCCGCAGTATTCTTTGCTAGCACTTCTAAATGCATGATTTGTGCTTTTTGTGGTGTTACCTCAAACGATATACCTAATGGTTTGAATAATTCATCCATCCAGGCGCCAGATGTGGCAATAACCGTATCTGCTTCAATGATTTGGCCGTCAAGCTTAACACCTGTCACCTGTGCTCCACTATGAACAAGCTTAGCGTTGCCATACGCAATGGTTCCACCATGTTTTTTAACACCACGCAGTAAAGCATCACGTAACTTTCTGCCGTCGACTCGTGCTGCGCCACTAACATGAACAGCCCCATACCCATCGTTGAGTAGTGGAAACAGTTCCTTCGTTTGTGCAGCATCAAGCAGTGAGACATCACCAATTTCTGGGGCATCTTCCCGCCGTTTAAGGATACGATCTTGCATTGCCATTAACTTTTTTTCCTCGGTATGAAGACGAAGGGCTCCAACCTGTAAGTAGCCAGTTTCCGTTTCGCCGTCTTTTGCTAGTTCATCCATTAGTTTTGGATAAATCCTGGCTCCACCTTTTGCTAAGTGATACCATGCTTTGTTTCGACGCTGGGATAACCATGGACAAATAATTCCCGCAGCAGCATCGGTTGCTTGCCCTTCATCTTTTCTATCGATTACAACTACTTCAGCACCGCTTTTAGCAAGGTGATAGGCTGTACTAGCACCTAATATCCCTGCACCAATAATAATAAATTTATTTCTGAAATTAGGATGCATGTACAACTTGCTTCATTGCTTTCATTTTTCCAAGATGCTCACTTTCATGTTGAATTACCATTGCAAATAATTCGTCATAGGTTTTAAAATTCATAAACTTAAAAGGAAGCTCTTGTGCGAAAAAATCATCTGAAAGCTCATTGATGCGCGTTTGCTGTTCTTCTAAAAGGTTGACAAGCTCTGAAATTGCAGGGACTTCCGATGGCCAGTCTGCAGGCTTTGTTCCACCTCCGAACAGATCATTATATTTTTCTGGAAAATTAGCGGATTGTTTCGGGTAGCCAAATAGTAATGCTTCTGCGGTGACAAGTACGTGTCCCACATGCCAGTGTATCGTGTTATTAAACGCCTCAGCCTGGTAATCCGCCGTCTTCTCATCGAGGTCTTTCGCGAATGAAAGAGAAGCGCTCCTTGTAAAATTAAATAGATTTGACATTAGAATCCCACCTTTAATTAATTATTTCTATATTAAATATAAGAATAAATGGTACAATTGTAAAGGAAAGGGGGATAAAATATGGAAAGAAACATAGTCGGGAGAGTTTTATTATATACGGGAATTGTATTTATAATTGCTGGTTTATTTTTAGGAATTTCAATGATAGTGGCGCATAGTGCTCGCCTTCCAGCTAATATGGAAGGGGAAATCAGAATTATGGATATGTTGGTAGGTTTCTCCAATTCATCGCTGCCCTATATAATAGGTGGTTTCTTATTAATAGGTGCTTCTGAAATAATAAAATTATTGCACTCAATTAATAGAAAGCCCGGTCTCTACAAAGAGGTGGCAACAATGCAGCAATCAGATACTGGCGTAAATATTCAAAAAATTGAAGATGAGAGTCGACCAACTGATTGGAAGTTAAGTAAAACAGATGAAGAGAAAATATATGAAGCTTTTTCGGATAAAGCTATTTTGGAAATTATTGCATCTCCCTTTGAAGGTTACTGTATCGTTAAATTACAAGAATATGACGGCCCGTTAGATCCGGTTATTAAAGTGGTCGATTTAAATGGATTAAATCTGCAGGAAGTGAAAGACCATGCTACCAAACAGAAAATATTGGATTGGTATAAGGAGTAAAACTAAAGTAAATGCTTTTTCCTAGGCACTATATTATGGTAATCTTAGAGTTGGACAAGTTATATTACATATGAAGGAGAAATGAACATGGGTAAGACCTTAATTTTCGGACATAAAAGTCCTGACACAGATACGATTTCCTCAGCATTAGCTTATGCTGATTTAAAGAATAAACGAGGTGAAAATGCAGAGCCTGCCAGACTAGGTCCAGTAAACAAAGAAACACAATATGCATTGGATTATTTTAACGTGAAAGCACCACAACTTATTGAAAAAGTAGACGCTGATGTGGAAAGCGTAATTTTAGTTGATCATAACGAATTTCAGCAGAGTGTGGATAATATCCAGGAAGTACGGATTGCTGAAGTCATCGATCACCATCGTATTTCAAATTTCGAAACGAAGGAACCGCTCTATTTCCGCGTGGAGCCAGTTGGGTGTACAGCGACTATTTTGAATAAAATGTATAAAGAAAATGATGTAGCTGTTTCAAAAGAAGTGGCCGGGTTATTAGTGTCAGCAATTATTTCTGACTCTTTATTGTTAAAATCACCAACCTGCACAAAAGAAGATGTGGATGCGGCATATGAGCTAGCGGAAATTGCTGGTGTGGATTTGGAAAAATATGGCCTTGATATGCTGCAGGCAGGCGCTGACTTAAGTGATAAAAAGATTACGGAACTTTTAACAATGGATGCTAAAGAATTTGCAATGGGTGGAGAGAGAGTTGTTATTGCCCAGGTGAATACAATTGATATCAATCAGGTCTATCACCAACAAGCGCAGCTGGAAGAAGAAATAGACAGGTCTATAAAGGAAAAAGACCTTGGATTATTTGTGTTTGTCGTAACCGATATTTTAAACAGCAATTCAGATGTGCTAGCTCTTGGAAGAAATAAAGACAAGTTAGAAAAAGCATTCGATGTAGAATTAAAGGAAAATCGCGCCTTACTTGAAGGGGTCGTATCCCGTAAAAAACAAATCGTTACGACGTTGACAGATGCATATAGTGAATAAGTAAGTCTGATCCCTTTGCAATGAATGTTGTAAGGGGATTTTTTATGTCCGGGTTAGTAAGTGTGCCTCCTCATAAAAAATAGGCTAGTAAATGAAAATTGCATTAATCTTTACAAGTATCCATCGTTGGATTATTATTAGTTTACAATAAATCAAATTTTCTTAATTTATATAATAGACTCAATTATGGTGGTGAGAATTTGGTGATGGAAAACCTATTTCATCAATTAATGAAAAAAAGAAGACGTCTACTCATAAAGCTGTTAACGTTTCTTATCATCTTTTATTTTGCATTGCCGCTCACGTTGACTTTTTTTCCCTATCAAATGAATAGAGCTATCCCTTTTGTAGGTATATCCTGGGGTTGGTTGTATGCATTTGCCCAAATACCAATGACTTGGATTCTTGGGTGGATTTACTATAGGAATGCAAAAGATTTCGATCGATTCATTGAACAAATAAAGCAGGGGGAACAACGGTGAATCTTACCTATTTCTTGTTTTTTATATGCATTATTGTCTGCACGTTAATTATTACATACTGGGCAGCAAAACGAAGTCAAACAACGAATAGCTTTTATACGGCTGCAGGCAGTTTAACAGGCTTTCAAAACGGAATGGCGATTTCTGGTGATTTCATAAGTGCTGCTTCCTTTCTTGGTATTGTTGGCGCAATTGCGATAAATGGCTATGACGGATTTTTGTATTCCATAGGTTTTTTGGTTTCCTATTTGATTGTGATATTTTTAATTGCTGAACCAGTCCACCATTTGGGAAAGTATTCACTTGGAGATGTTATATGCGCTCGATTTCCCAGCAAGCGAATCCGTTTGATTATGGGTTGTGGGGCGTTTGCCATCTCGATTCTTTACATGATCCCACAATTGGTAGCTTCGGGACTGTTAATCCGTTTGTTATTGAATATCGATTATTCGCTTTCCGTTGTTGTTATTGGTGGTTTAATGACTGTTTATGTCGTGTTCGGTGGAATGATTGCCACTTCCTGGGTCCAAATTGTTAAAACAGTTGTACTGATGTCGGGAACATTTCTTCTTTCATTAATTGTATTTTCCCGTTTCAACTGGAATATTACAAACTTAATAGAAGAGGTCAAACAAGGTACGCCTTTAGGAGATGACTTTTTCTCTTCAGGAAATTTATTTAATAGTCCACTGGAATTAATTTCACTGCAGCTTGCTTTAATACTAGGAACAGCAGGACTACCGCATATTTTGATTCGACTTTTTACAGTACGAAATACGGTTGAAGTACATCGTTCCTTAATCAGTGCAACTTGGATTATTGGACTTTTTTATCTAATGACACTTGTTCTTGGTCTTGGAACCGTCGCTTTGTTGGGATACGAGAAATTAATTGCTGCCGATTCCACCGGAAATTTGGCAGCACCATTACTAGCAAGAGAAGTTGGTGGTGACTTTTTGTTGGCTTTTATCTCAGCGGTTGCCT
Proteins encoded:
- a CDS encoding NAD(P)/FAD-dependent oxidoreductase, whose translation is MHPNFRNKFIIIGAGILGASTAYHLAKSGAEVVVIDRKDEGQATDAAAGIICPWLSQRRNKAWYHLAKGGARIYPKLMDELAKDGETETGYLQVGALRLHTEEKKLMAMQDRILKRREDAPEIGDVSLLDAAQTKELFPLLNDGYGAVHVSGAARVDGRKLRDALLRGVKKHGGTIAYGNAKLVHSGAQVTGVKLDGQIIEADTVIATSGAWMDELFKPLGISFEVTPQKAQIMHLEVLAKNTAAWPLIMPPNNSYMLALNNRRFVIGATQEDNTGFDTRVTAGKIQEILTKAIQIAPGIASSKVLETRVGFRPFTPGFLPVVGALPEYDGLLLANGLGSSGLTTGPYVGIQLAKLALGEDLDIDLLDYDVSGAIN
- a CDS encoding DinB family protein, with the protein product MSNLFNFTRSASLSFAKDLDEKTADYQAEAFNNTIHWHVGHVLVTAEALLFGYPKQSANFPEKYNDLFGGGTKPADWPSEVPAISELVNLLEEQQTRINELSDDFFAQELPFKFMNFKTYDELFAMVIQHESEHLGKMKAMKQVVHAS
- a CDS encoding DUF485 domain-containing protein, translated to MENLFHQLMKKRRRLLIKLLTFLIIFYFALPLTLTFFPYQMNRAIPFVGISWGWLYAFAQIPMTWILGWIYYRNAKDFDRFIEQIKQGEQR
- a CDS encoding solute symporter family protein; this translates as MNLTYFLFFICIIVCTLIITYWAAKRSQTTNSFYTAAGSLTGFQNGMAISGDFISAASFLGIVGAIAINGYDGFLYSIGFLVSYLIVIFLIAEPVHHLGKYSLGDVICARFPSKRIRLIMGCGAFAISILYMIPQLVASGLLIRLLLNIDYSLSVVVIGGLMTVYVVFGGMIATSWVQIVKTVVLMSGTFLLSLIVFSRFNWNITNLIEEVKQGTPLGDDFFSSGNLFNSPLELISLQLALILGTAGLPHILIRLFTVRNTVEVHRSLISATWIIGLFYLMTLVLGLGTVALLGYEKLIAADSTGNLAAPLLAREVGGDFLLAFISAVAFTTIVAVVAGLVISATTAISHDIYHHIIKKGKSTEKEQLRAARWTAVGIGLISILFALRLENTNVTFLVSLTFIVAASSIFPVLLLTIYWKRFNQNGVITGMVSGLIASLTFLMLGPHIMNPDGGWIAREAIFSLYNPGIVVIPIGFLGAILGSLLSPNSSQFSREFKPFYIKSQTGITTRRESS
- a CDS encoding YczE/YyaS/YitT family protein, with amino-acid sequence MMRWFFFVIGIMFFSLGISIAIKVQHLGIHPWDVLNVALFERVGLSIGSWAIIISGVLIIVSWILDKSYIKSGTFFNAFLVGAFVDLFLWVDFLPNATHAWPDILIILSGIVIMGLGGGMYNAAGVGSGPRDGFMLSISDKLNAPISRVRIVTESSVLVLGLVLGGPVFWFTFIFTFIQSPLFQFSYYKFGSLITAIESNFLKRKEQYSKTSV
- a CDS encoding manganese-dependent inorganic pyrophosphatase — encoded protein: MGKTLIFGHKSPDTDTISSALAYADLKNKRGENAEPARLGPVNKETQYALDYFNVKAPQLIEKVDADVESVILVDHNEFQQSVDNIQEVRIAEVIDHHRISNFETKEPLYFRVEPVGCTATILNKMYKENDVAVSKEVAGLLVSAIISDSLLLKSPTCTKEDVDAAYELAEIAGVDLEKYGLDMLQAGADLSDKKITELLTMDAKEFAMGGERVVIAQVNTIDINQVYHQQAQLEEEIDRSIKEKDLGLFVFVVTDILNSNSDVLALGRNKDKLEKAFDVELKENRALLEGVVSRKKQIVTTLTDAYSE
- a CDS encoding SDR family oxidoreductase, with the translated sequence MKVLVVGANGQIGKQLVKFIQESDNLEARTMIRKQEQASFFEDLGAETALVDLEDDIDAIAKAADGVDAVVFTAGSGGHTGKDKTIMIDLDGAVKTIEAAKTAGVKRFIMISSFDTTRKAIQEANENFAPYVVAKHYADEWLKATDLDYTIIHPGFLTNDEGTGMINAAPEVKSDEVPREDIARAILASLENDKSIGKEFQVVKGTTTVKEAVDSIK